From a region of the Manduca sexta isolate Smith_Timp_Sample1 chromosome 19, JHU_Msex_v1.0, whole genome shotgun sequence genome:
- the LOC115440866 gene encoding nuclear pore complex protein Nup107 has protein sequence MSLNLSQQLHSTQYTPLNNKRNRHLLRKEDTLNLSPILNETSIFKNLNDTSLRQVLDESSIIVTAGTVGNGLNEAFFDIIQNSRSSNVLETLARLAQVCCDSLELVEPWNRYNAHNYWLAEEANTWKLLLCLYADSISEHPESLDNLITETTLSQQTLVNALFRVDSELRLLQLLVDWLEATAAYQDEATKTSAPVIGNNIHWGNTLHQLLLGTSLFHKEKSKSMITCMDPDAPRRQKRVIHSDDLKDDNDLCKRIFTEVRCGKFKDAVSLCINAGQAWRGAVLQGWILLNYLPREDPTAPLEISGSPSRDLWKWCALGIANNITENIHYRATVGILSGHLSSTLPACQGNWEDLLWAHLKVQIEARVDKFLHEHHITVDANTTTPEVLELLQSELQIEEMTLQQVFNAVKSLMDGKRESDYQTCQRHLMLGNIRTIMQESLQWLENTDDKFLRFLAHLNLILRNMGKDPHHDIGDQVLEKYVIQLIQGLMEGSVDRPDLIAYYTSTVPVDRQIVLYAELMDHVHKSDYREGVVKAGLNAGIDVAASARVAINKAISDIQISYGNLDLNFTQTATAEKDKTLINKVICSLEWLSLLGNQLQEALWLSNAMIRTFIFLSNTEAALACLSNFNKMFPEFMDKVNSNSAELREHLCLKAYLESLEGFATWYRHYISGQPKDVEALPPDASFSDKAHHEQRVAQVEQQKARWSNAVSHQARHTKNLLYNVLLFPGGWLQDENDSTTSENFTENERKERSKQLETLRSLCIPEVAILILKILQSNDNIENHKEAVKLSNLLAAENRCLYKVFTKNKLMEILDMIKESCLLLLEKGNDVFGYELNED, from the coding sequence ATGTCGTTAAATTTATCACAGCAGTTACATTCAACGCAATACACTCCACTGAATAATAAACGAAACCGCCATTTGTTACGAAAAGAAGATACGTTAAATTTGTCACCAATTTTAAACGAGacatccatttttaaaaatctcaaCGATACAAGTCTTCGGCAAGTTCTCGATGAGTCATCTATAATAGTTACTGCAGGAACAGTGGGCAACGGATTGAATGAAgcattttttgacataattcaAAATAGCCGGTCAAGCAACGTCCTCGAAACATTAGCAAGGTTAGCACAAGTCTGCTGCGACTCTTTAGAGCTTGTGGAGCCATGGAACAGGTATAACGCACATAACTACTGGCTAGCAGAGGAAGCGAACACTTGGAAACTCTTACTTTGCTTGTATGCAGATTCTATCTCTGAACACCCAGAGTCCTTGGACAATTTGATAACGGAAACTACGCTGTCACAGCAAACTTTGGTAAACGCTTTATTTAGAGTTGATTCAGAGCTCAGACTCTTGCAGCTGTTAGTAGACTGGCTTGAAGCCACTGCGGCTTACCAGGATGAAGCCACAAAAACATCAGCTCCAGTCATTGGCAATAACATCCATTGGGGTAACACACTACATCAGTTGCTCCTGGGTACTAGTTtatttcacaaagaaaaaaGCAAATCTATGATCACCTGTATGGATCCAGATGCTCCAAGGCGTCAAAAAAGAGTTATACATTCTGATGATTTGAAAGATGACAATGATTTATGCAAAAGAATTTTTACAGAGGTCAGGTGTGGCAAATTCAAGGATGCTGTATCTTTGTGTATTAATGCAGGACAAGCTTGGCGAGGTGCTGTATTACAAGGTTGGATCCTATTGAACTACCTCCCACGTGAGGATCCTACAGCTCCTCTAGAAATATCAGGAAGCCCTTCCAGAGACTTATGGAAATGGTGTGCCCTGGGCATTGCTAACAATATCAcagaaaatatacattacagaGCCACAGTTGGAATTTTAAGTGGACATTTATCAAGTACACTTCCTGCTTGTCAAGGTAACTGGGAGGATTTGTTGTGGGCTCACTTAAAAGTGCAAATTGAAGCCAGAGTAGACAAATTCCTCCATGAACACCACATCACAGTTGATGCCAACACAACCACACCTGAAGTGTTAGAGCTGTTGCAATCTGAGCTTCAAATTGAAGAGATGACTCTTCAACAAGTATTTAATGCTGTTAAATCATTAATGGATGGTAAAAGAGAGTCTGACTATCAAACCTGTCAACGTCATCTCATGCTGGGCAATATTAGAACCATCATGCAGGAATCTTTACAATGGCTAGAAAACACAGATGATAAATTTTTGAGATTTTTGGctcatttaaacttaattttgaGAAATATGGGAAAAGATCCTCATCATGACATAGGGGACCAAGTATTGGAGAAATATGTCATACAGCTGATTCAAGGATTAATGGAAGGTTCTGTAGATCGTCCTGATCTTATAGCATACTACACTTCCACAGTGCCAGTTGACAGACAAATAGTACTTTATGCAGAATTGATGGATCATGTACATAAAAGTGATTACCGAGAAGGAGTTGTAAAAGCTGGTTTGAATGCAGGCATTGATGTTGCAGCATCAGCTCGAGTTGCCATCAATAAAGCAATATCTGATATTCAAATAAGTTATGGAAATTTGGATTTAAACTTCACCCAAACAGCCACAGCAGAGAAAGATAAAACACTTATCAACAAAGTAATATGCTCACTGGAATGGCTATCATTGTTGGGAAATCAGTTGCAAGAAGCTCTGTGGCTAAGCAATGCTATGATTCGTACATTCATTTTTCTTAGTAACACTGAGGCTGCGCTTGCATGCCTTAGcaactttaataaaatgtttccaGAATTTATGGACAAGGTCAATTCAAATTCAGCAGAACTAAGAGAACATTTATGTTTGAAAGCATATTTAGAGTCTTTGGAAGGTTTTGCAACATGGTACAGGCATTACATTAGTGGTCAGCCTAAAGATGTGGAGGCTTTGCCACCAGATGCATCTTTTTCTGATAAGGCCCACCATGAACAGAGAGTTGCTCAAGTGGAACAACAGAAAGCACGCTGGTCAAATGCTGTCTCACATCAAGCCAGACATACCAAAAATTTGCTGTACAATGTGTTACTATTCCCAGGAGGTTGGCTACAGGATGAAAATGATAGTACAACATCAGAAAACTTTACTGAAAATGAGAGAAAGGAAAGGTCAAAACAGTTGGAAACTTTGAGATCCTTATGCATTCCTGAAGTGGCAATTTTGATACTAAAAATTTTACAGAGCAATGACAACATCGAAAACCACAAGGAGGCTGTAAAGCTGAGTAATTTACTTGCTGCTGAAAACAGATGTCTCTACAAAGTATTCACCAAAAACAAACTAATGGAAATATTGGACATGATTAAGGAGTCTTGTCTTTTATTATTGGAAAAAGGGAATGATGTCTTTGGTTATGAATTAAATGAGGAttag